A region of Acidisarcina sp. DNA encodes the following proteins:
- a CDS encoding ComEC/Rec2 family competence protein, which produces MSTFHASPPNVEAPVAHTPLRAAEETLSFHSAPVFFAACLFASGILLGHMRWQQMALLVAALGLALGATWLAVWRAPRPAIAPIAVVWLALGILCLQIQPWPDAQTPLVSMADGLRLKVEGEVVRSGPILSEQVQGTYNSEAAPERSQQVDLHLRRIEHVTAEADEMIPIDGGLRLKVYSPGDAPFDAIQCGDSVTVTLIPHEPQRYIDPGVWNGQQYLREQGIGVLGSAQREMLTATPARLNRREALACWLKKIQTNASARLMHFVEEPRIPAFVPAALRLSREDAAMLAAMVTGDRTYLAHEVRVGFERTGSFHLLVVSGLHLAVVAGLVFWLARRLRLTRLWATLATIGVSFLYAQLTGFGQPVQRSFWMVTLFLIGRLLFRQRSPLNAIGFATLCLLAWNPRSLFDAGFQMTLLSVLSIAGLAAPLAEKSFAPYLRATRDLNVLALDSALPPRIAQFRVSLRLLLSKLRPLIGRRLSEILLVGGLQFWLRVLELLLVSLIVELVMSLPMAVYFHRITLLALPVNFLIVPFVGVLLPAALLTFAVILLAPAAAFLPAAATAALLHAVVWLVHTFASLRGGDFRIPGPGPAAIFCFVLLLGFALWSVRQSRGWAIAGCVALALAGYASVRPRPIERQPGAMEVEAIDVGQGDALLLISPAGKTLLVDAGGFGGRPNAVHNFDIGEEVVSQALWARGIRRLDAVALTHAHGDHMGGMPAILRNFRPGELWIGKNPASTAYDALLKEAREMGIAIRQHTAGERFDFGGAQVAVLAPEPDYHPGPTAANNDSLVLHFVYGRTSVLLEGDAENASEARMSGSPELSSTLLKVGHHGSLTSTGAAFLQAVAPRFAIVSAGRHNTYGHPREETLEKLQDAHVLTYRTDTMGATDFQLDGTQVTARVLASPR; this is translated from the coding sequence ATGTCGACGTTCCACGCCTCTCCGCCGAATGTCGAAGCGCCGGTGGCGCACACGCCTCTCCGCGCCGCGGAAGAGACGCTCTCGTTCCACTCTGCTCCTGTCTTTTTCGCTGCATGCCTCTTTGCATCCGGCATCCTGCTCGGGCACATGCGCTGGCAACAGATGGCTCTGCTGGTTGCCGCGCTGGGGCTGGCTCTGGGAGCGACCTGGCTTGCCGTGTGGCGAGCTCCGAGGCCTGCCATTGCGCCCATAGCCGTCGTATGGCTGGCGCTGGGAATCCTCTGTTTGCAGATTCAGCCATGGCCCGACGCGCAAACGCCGCTGGTATCGATGGCGGATGGCCTGCGGCTCAAGGTGGAAGGCGAAGTTGTCCGCTCCGGGCCAATCCTCAGTGAGCAGGTCCAGGGGACCTACAACAGTGAAGCTGCGCCGGAGCGTTCCCAGCAGGTGGATCTACATCTCCGCCGCATCGAACACGTTACGGCGGAAGCGGATGAGATGATTCCGATCGACGGCGGCTTGCGGCTCAAGGTCTACTCCCCGGGGGATGCACCCTTCGACGCCATCCAATGTGGAGACAGCGTTACGGTGACTTTGATTCCGCATGAACCGCAGCGCTACATCGACCCCGGCGTCTGGAACGGCCAGCAATACCTGCGCGAGCAAGGCATCGGCGTGCTCGGCTCGGCACAGCGCGAGATGCTCACGGCTACTCCGGCGCGCCTCAATCGGCGCGAAGCACTCGCCTGCTGGCTCAAAAAGATCCAGACCAACGCCAGCGCGCGTCTGATGCACTTTGTCGAAGAACCGCGAATCCCGGCTTTTGTGCCCGCCGCGCTGCGCCTCAGCCGGGAGGATGCTGCGATGCTCGCCGCGATGGTCACCGGAGATCGCACTTACCTCGCGCACGAGGTTCGCGTCGGCTTTGAACGAACCGGCTCTTTCCATCTGCTCGTAGTCTCCGGGCTGCATCTCGCAGTTGTCGCCGGACTGGTCTTCTGGCTCGCCCGCAGATTGCGACTGACGCGCCTGTGGGCCACGCTGGCTACCATCGGAGTGTCCTTTCTCTACGCGCAGCTTACGGGCTTCGGCCAGCCGGTGCAGCGTTCCTTTTGGATGGTCACGCTCTTTCTCATCGGGCGCCTCCTCTTCCGCCAGCGCAGCCCGCTGAATGCAATCGGCTTTGCGACGCTGTGCCTGCTCGCCTGGAATCCGCGTTCGCTCTTCGACGCCGGCTTCCAGATGACGCTGCTCTCGGTGCTCTCCATAGCAGGATTGGCCGCACCGCTGGCAGAGAAGAGTTTTGCGCCCTACCTCCGGGCTACCCGCGACCTCAACGTCCTCGCTCTCGACTCCGCATTGCCACCCCGCATCGCACAGTTTCGCGTCAGCCTGCGGCTGCTGCTTTCCAAGCTGCGCCCGCTGATCGGCAGGCGGCTCTCCGAGATCCTGCTGGTCGGCGGACTGCAGTTCTGGCTCCGTGTCCTGGAGCTGCTGCTGGTCTCCCTTATCGTCGAGCTGGTCATGTCCTTGCCCATGGCCGTCTACTTCCACCGCATCACGCTCCTGGCGCTCCCGGTCAACTTCCTCATCGTGCCGTTTGTGGGAGTCCTGCTGCCGGCCGCGCTCCTGACCTTCGCCGTCATCCTGCTCGCTCCGGCGGCTGCGTTTCTGCCGGCTGCGGCTACCGCCGCGCTGCTGCACGCTGTGGTCTGGCTGGTCCATACCTTTGCATCACTGCGCGGCGGTGACTTTCGCATCCCCGGTCCAGGGCCTGCCGCGATTTTCTGCTTCGTCCTGCTGCTGGGCTTTGCCCTGTGGAGCGTGCGCCAGTCCCGTGGGTGGGCAATCGCCGGATGTGTTGCCCTGGCGCTGGCCGGTTACGCCTCGGTTCGTCCACGGCCAATCGAGCGCCAGCCGGGCGCAATGGAGGTGGAGGCCATCGACGTCGGCCAGGGAGACGCGCTGCTGCTGATTTCTCCCGCTGGAAAGACCCTTTTGGTAGATGCCGGCGGCTTTGGCGGAAGGCCCAATGCCGTCCACAACTTCGATATTGGAGAAGAGGTCGTGTCCCAGGCGCTGTGGGCACGCGGCATACGCCGCCTGGACGCAGTAGCCCTGACGCATGCTCACGGCGACCACATGGGAGGCATGCCTGCCATCCTGAGAAATTTTCGTCCCGGCGAATTGTGGATCGGGAAGAATCCCGCCTCAACCGCCTACGATGCGCTATTGAAGGAGGCTCGCGAAATGGGCATCGCAATCCGCCAGCACACGGCGGGAGAGCGCTTCGACTTCGGCGGTGCGCAGGTCGCGGTGCTGGCTCCCGAACCGGATTATCATCCCGGCCCCACCGCCGCCAACAATGATTCCCTGGTTCTTCATTTTGTCTATGGACGCACGTCGGTGCTGCTGGAGGGCGACGCCGAGAACGCCAGCGAAGCTCGCATGTCGGGCAGCCCTGAGCTGTCCAGCACGCTGCTCAAGGTGGGACATCATGGCAGCCTCACCTCCACCGGAGCAGCTTTTCTACAGGCGGTAGCACCCCGCTTCGCCATCGTTTCCGCAGGACGTCACAACACCTACGGACACCCCCGCGAAGAGACGCTCGAAAAGCTTCAGGACGCTCATGTATTGACCTATCGCACAGATACCATGGGCGCTACCGATTTTCAGCTTGATGGCACGCAGGTTACGGCGAGGGTGTTGGCCTCGCCCCGGTGA
- a CDS encoding DUF3108 domain-containing protein produces MPELHAPQAGYGFPARQTLTYAVDWRVFPAGTAVIHLEEDGDRQKISATADTIGAITVLYRVNDKFQSVFDRRTGCSYGFSKQMIEGRRQVNTDLRFDYTQNKSFLYEKNNVTGSVKNQEAQIPGCVTDLLSAIFYSASQPMQVGKSFQMPVGDAIHTYPVTMKVEGREEVTTPTGKYQTLRVQPTADAGVVKNRGNIWIWYTDDERHTPVQMRARLFWGTITFRLTSIEQK; encoded by the coding sequence ATGCCGGAATTGCATGCGCCGCAGGCGGGCTACGGCTTTCCCGCGAGGCAGACGCTGACCTACGCCGTCGACTGGCGCGTCTTCCCGGCAGGAACCGCCGTCATCCACCTGGAAGAAGACGGGGACCGCCAGAAGATCAGCGCCACCGCCGATACGATCGGCGCCATCACGGTGCTCTATCGCGTGAATGATAAATTTCAGTCCGTGTTCGACCGCAGGACTGGCTGCTCCTATGGATTCAGCAAGCAGATGATTGAAGGCCGCAGGCAGGTGAATACCGATCTGCGCTTTGACTACACGCAGAACAAATCCTTCCTCTACGAGAAGAACAATGTCACCGGGTCGGTGAAGAATCAGGAGGCACAGATTCCTGGCTGCGTGACCGATCTGCTGTCCGCAATCTTCTATTCGGCGTCCCAGCCGATGCAGGTGGGAAAGAGCTTCCAGATGCCGGTGGGAGATGCGATTCATACCTATCCCGTAACCATGAAGGTCGAGGGAAGGGAAGAGGTGACGACGCCTACCGGGAAATACCAGACGCTCCGCGTTCAGCCCACCGCCGATGCCGGCGTGGTGAAGAACCGCGGCAATATATGGATCTGGTACACGGACGACGAGCGCCATACACCGGTGCAGATGCGCGCACGTCTCTTCTGGGGCACGATTACCTTCCGCCTGACCAGCATCGAGCAGAAGTAG
- a CDS encoding isoprenylcysteine carboxylmethyltransferase family protein — protein sequence MSGQWQSIARRIRVPMGFVIAALFLILARPSVRSIEWSLLLVIPGVALRGYASGYVKKNAELTVTGPYAYTRNPLYLGSILIGFGFALASKSPTIAATLAVFFFVIYVPVIRSEEEFLRSTFPEFVAYCQHVPRLFPRLTPAGHATSAGSFSMALYSKHREYNALLGAISIYAALLLRMRMHS from the coding sequence ATGAGCGGGCAGTGGCAGTCCATTGCGCGGCGCATCCGCGTCCCGATGGGCTTTGTGATTGCGGCATTGTTTCTCATCCTTGCCCGGCCGAGCGTGCGCTCGATCGAGTGGAGCCTGCTGCTCGTCATCCCCGGGGTGGCATTGCGCGGGTATGCCTCCGGCTACGTGAAGAAGAACGCGGAGCTTACCGTGACCGGACCCTATGCCTATACGCGGAATCCTCTATACCTGGGCTCGATTCTGATTGGCTTCGGGTTTGCGCTGGCCTCGAAGAGCCCTACCATCGCGGCCACGCTCGCCGTATTTTTCTTTGTGATCTATGTTCCCGTCATTCGCTCGGAGGAAGAGTTCCTGCGTTCGACGTTTCCGGAGTTTGTGGCCTACTGCCAGCATGTGCCCCGGCTTTTTCCCCGGCTGACTCCCGCGGGTCACGCGACCAGCGCAGGCAGCTTCTCGATGGCACTGTATTCTAAACACCGCGAGTACAATGCCCTTTTAGGCGCAATCAGCATCTATGCGGCTCTGCTGCTGAGGATGCGGATGCACTCTTGA
- a CDS encoding glycosyltransferase family 9 protein, whose product MQALSDHLRVLIVRFGAMGDIIHALPAVTALRAAHPNWYFGWVVEPRWRALLCSESKSDDYGRSATRMPLVDQIHRAHTRRWSHEPFSGATLEDLLRLRRELKHYRYDICIDFQGAIRSAIVGRWSHASRIIGQDLPRESVARWLYSERIPMHAPHVIEHALELAGAVVGEQLDYTRACLPRDEYAETWCEEFLAENVSGPMVLMNPGAGWGAKRWPAERFGEVARSLSNAGYRVVVNAGPMEESLAAEVVAASGRSAIAVECNVSQLISLTRRASLAIAGDTGPLHLACAMGKPVVGIFGPTDPARNGPFGCDFRVLRHPSSKRDHSRKAEPEKGLLTITPEAVLSAARELLNPGSTA is encoded by the coding sequence TTGCAAGCCCTCAGCGACCATCTACGAGTGCTCATTGTCCGCTTCGGTGCGATGGGCGATATCATTCATGCGCTCCCGGCTGTTACGGCCTTGCGTGCGGCGCATCCGAACTGGTATTTCGGGTGGGTGGTGGAGCCGCGCTGGCGCGCCCTGCTCTGCTCAGAGTCAAAGTCGGATGATTACGGCCGCAGCGCCACGCGTATGCCCCTTGTCGATCAGATCCACCGGGCCCATACACGGCGCTGGTCGCACGAGCCATTCAGCGGCGCTACGCTGGAGGACCTGCTGCGTTTGCGGCGCGAGCTGAAGCACTATCGCTACGACATCTGCATCGATTTTCAGGGGGCCATCCGCTCGGCCATCGTCGGGCGCTGGTCGCACGCCTCCCGCATTATCGGGCAGGATCTTCCCCGGGAATCGGTGGCTCGCTGGCTGTACTCGGAACGGATTCCGATGCACGCGCCTCACGTGATCGAGCATGCACTGGAGTTGGCGGGAGCCGTTGTGGGCGAGCAACTGGACTACACGCGCGCCTGCCTGCCTCGCGACGAATACGCCGAGACATGGTGTGAGGAGTTTCTCGCAGAGAACGTCTCCGGTCCGATGGTGCTGATGAATCCGGGAGCAGGCTGGGGAGCCAAGCGCTGGCCCGCCGAACGCTTCGGCGAGGTGGCGCGTTCGCTCTCCAACGCGGGATATCGGGTGGTGGTGAATGCCGGTCCCATGGAGGAGAGCCTTGCTGCCGAGGTTGTGGCGGCGAGCGGCCGCTCCGCAATAGCGGTCGAGTGCAACGTCAGCCAATTGATCTCCTTAACCCGGCGTGCGTCGCTGGCCATCGCAGGGGACACCGGGCCACTGCACCTCGCCTGCGCCATGGGCAAACCGGTTGTCGGTATCTTTGGACCTACGGACCCAGCCCGCAATGGACCATTTGGCTGCGACTTCCGCGTGTTACGCCATCCGTCCAGCAAGCGGGATCACAGCCGAAAGGCGGAACCGGAAAAGGGGTTGCTGACCATTACGCCGGAGGCTGTGCTGAGCGCTGCACGGGAACTCCTCAACCCCGGTTCTACCGCATGA
- the lpxK gene encoding tetraacyldisaccharide 4'-kinase, protein MRRPLLLPLTPLFHAVVAARNAAYSQGWRRPRTLAWPVVSIGSITAGGAGKTPLVIRLAELLQSEGVRIDVLSRGYGRSSKATERVAPDGAAERFGDEPLLIARNAGVPVFVGSSRFAAGLLAEQSLSGQFPSGPGIHLLDDGFQHRQLSRAVDIVLVGAADLEDTLLPAGNLREPLRALRRANFLVVRTEERELVQQLRARGLVQPVWLVHRSLTVPTVGKRSVAFCGIARPGDFFSEVSRQVESVGREVVSWQSFPDHHRYTPADMEKLARLASSNRADSFLTTEKDAVKLDAGMRDILERAAPLGIVRLEVTLEDEKAAIQSLIRQARE, encoded by the coding sequence TTGAGGCGCCCCCTCCTGCTCCCTTTAACGCCGTTATTTCATGCGGTGGTGGCAGCCAGGAATGCTGCCTATTCCCAGGGCTGGAGAAGGCCGCGAACTCTCGCATGGCCCGTGGTGAGCATAGGCAGCATCACCGCGGGCGGTGCGGGAAAGACGCCGCTGGTCATCCGCCTCGCCGAATTGTTGCAGTCGGAGGGGGTGCGGATTGACGTTCTCTCCCGAGGCTATGGCCGAAGCAGCAAGGCCACGGAACGCGTCGCGCCCGATGGCGCGGCAGAACGCTTTGGAGACGAGCCTCTGCTTATCGCCCGGAATGCGGGAGTCCCTGTATTTGTGGGCTCCAGCCGTTTTGCGGCGGGCCTGCTGGCCGAGCAGTCGCTGTCTGGGCAGTTCCCGTCCGGCCCGGGCATTCACTTGTTGGACGATGGCTTCCAGCATCGCCAGTTGAGCCGGGCGGTGGACATCGTGCTGGTTGGTGCAGCGGATCTGGAAGACACCCTGCTCCCGGCGGGAAACCTGCGCGAGCCATTGCGAGCTTTGCGGAGGGCCAACTTCCTTGTGGTTCGCACGGAAGAGCGGGAGCTGGTGCAGCAGTTGCGGGCCAGAGGGCTGGTGCAGCCTGTCTGGCTGGTGCACCGTAGTCTGACGGTTCCCACAGTGGGAAAGCGGTCGGTTGCTTTCTGCGGGATTGCGCGTCCTGGAGATTTTTTCTCTGAAGTCAGCCGCCAGGTTGAATCTGTGGGGAGAGAGGTGGTGTCGTGGCAGAGCTTTCCCGATCATCACCGCTATACGCCCGCTGATATGGAGAAGCTGGCGCGGCTGGCGAGCTCAAACCGCGCCGACAGCTTTCTGACGACGGAGAAGGATGCGGTAAAGCTGGATGCAGGAATGCGGGATATTCTGGAACGCGCAGCACCCCTTGGAATCGTTCGGCTGGAGGTTACTCTGGAGGACGAAAAGGCGGCCATCCAAAGCCTGATACGGCAGGCGAGAGAGTAG
- a CDS encoding 3-deoxy-D-manno-octulosonic acid transferase: MLLFLYSAALYLTLLVTAPFWLFKIATTEKYRYGLAERLGRLPRRVLDARGAQPVIWVHAVSVGELLAASRLIEELSVRAKGYRVLVSTTTRTGQELARARFGEDRVFYFPLDFRWVVQRYLRAVRPALVVLLETEFWPNFLAACREAHIPVAVINARISDRSYPRYVRLRVLWRQILSGIVLALAQTEEDVSRLIAIGVPEQRVRLGGNLKFDVRTAQPAEVTTALRSHIPAGGEVLVAGSTLDGEEKMMLEAWPQVVAAVPNSRMVLAPRHPARFATVAALLQRSGIWWARRSEWLGAPCDLPPGAVFLLDSIGELASVYSLATLAFVGGSLVPAGGHNPLEPAQYAVPVVMGLHYTNFRAIVETLRVEEALQIVSREDLADSLIERLSRREETALMGARAQHIFERESGATERAIEALRNLLLEANR, from the coding sequence ATGCTGCTGTTTCTGTACAGTGCCGCCTTATACCTCACCCTGCTGGTGACTGCCCCGTTCTGGCTCTTCAAGATCGCGACCACGGAGAAGTACCGGTACGGCCTGGCGGAACGGCTGGGTCGGCTGCCCCGCAGAGTGTTAGACGCGCGAGGGGCGCAACCTGTCATCTGGGTGCATGCCGTTTCGGTGGGCGAACTGCTGGCTGCCAGCCGGTTGATCGAAGAGTTGAGCGTGCGGGCCAAAGGCTACCGCGTGTTGGTGTCTACCACGACGCGGACTGGACAGGAGCTTGCGCGGGCGAGATTCGGCGAGGACCGGGTCTTCTATTTTCCCCTGGATTTTAGATGGGTGGTACAGCGCTACCTCCGCGCCGTGCGGCCTGCGCTGGTGGTTCTGCTGGAGACGGAGTTCTGGCCTAATTTTCTGGCCGCGTGCAGGGAAGCGCATATTCCAGTGGCCGTGATCAATGCGAGAATCTCCGACCGCTCCTACCCTCGGTATGTGCGCCTTCGTGTGCTATGGCGGCAGATTTTGAGCGGGATCGTCCTAGCCCTGGCGCAGACGGAAGAGGATGTGAGCCGCCTGATCGCCATTGGCGTGCCGGAGCAGCGAGTACGGCTTGGCGGAAATCTCAAGTTCGACGTGCGCACCGCTCAGCCGGCAGAGGTGACAACAGCGCTGCGATCACACATTCCGGCGGGCGGAGAAGTGCTGGTGGCGGGCAGCACGCTGGATGGGGAAGAGAAGATGATGCTGGAGGCGTGGCCGCAGGTGGTGGCCGCGGTTCCGAACTCAAGGATGGTGCTTGCCCCGCGTCATCCCGCACGCTTTGCCACCGTTGCCGCGCTCTTGCAGCGCTCGGGGATCTGGTGGGCGAGGCGCTCGGAGTGGCTGGGTGCCCCATGCGATCTGCCGCCGGGCGCGGTTTTCCTGCTGGACTCGATCGGCGAGTTGGCCTCGGTCTATTCTCTGGCCACGCTGGCGTTTGTCGGCGGCAGCCTGGTGCCTGCCGGGGGCCACAATCCACTGGAGCCGGCGCAATACGCCGTGCCGGTTGTCATGGGCCTGCATTACACGAATTTCCGTGCCATCGTGGAGACGCTACGGGTCGAAGAGGCTCTGCAGATCGTCTCGCGGGAGGATCTCGCCGACTCCCTCATCGAGCGCCTGAGCCGCCGGGAGGAGACTGCGTTGATGGGGGCGCGAGCGCAGCACATCTTCGAACGTGAGTCCGGGGCGACGGAACGCGCCATCGAGGCTCTGCGAAACCTGCTGCTGGAGGCGAATCGTTGA